One stretch of Desulfovibrionales bacterium DNA includes these proteins:
- a CDS encoding Eco57I restriction-modification methylase domain-containing protein — MLSAVEQSRLRVSRATDAKRKSQLGQFFTPATTARFMASLFGGVPRGICHLLDPGAGIGSLTAAFIERWISEGFDPLCIEADVFEIDESLHPYLSQTLNEYKENLNIVSNIRGGDFVTIASGSLHGNLFAKALPKYTHAILNPPYKKIRSSSIHRAALSRVGIETVNLYSAFVALSLSLLDDHGQLVAIIPRSFCNGPYYRPFREFILERAAILHIHLFDSRKKAFKDDGVLQENIIIMLERGRQQGDVTVSTSTDDSFDDLVTHTHPFDRIVLPDDPERFIHVPTSVEMETIGLSEAVQSSLADIGITVSTGPVVDFRLKDHLRSMPGPDTVPLLYPCHFNGRRVEWPKVGTKKPNAIHRNAETEKWLYPNGYYCVVRRFSSKEESRRIVARVVQTEDFTGAEMLGFENHLNVFHMGKRSLPEALAHGLAVFLSTTAVDKNFRLFNGHTQVNATDLKLMKYPSREALIALGEWAMHCPELTQAMVDKKLEGLVE, encoded by the coding sequence TTGCTATCAGCAGTCGAACAATCAAGATTGAGGGTATCAAGAGCTACCGATGCGAAGCGGAAATCTCAGCTAGGCCAGTTTTTCACACCAGCAACAACTGCTCGGTTTATGGCCAGTTTATTTGGGGGAGTGCCCCGAGGCATTTGTCATCTGCTGGACCCCGGGGCAGGTATTGGCTCCCTTACTGCTGCCTTCATAGAAAGATGGATTTCCGAAGGCTTTGATCCTCTGTGCATTGAAGCAGATGTATTCGAAATAGACGAATCTCTGCATCCTTATTTGTCCCAAACACTTAACGAATACAAGGAGAATCTGAACATTGTTTCAAATATCCGGGGAGGGGACTTCGTGACGATTGCGTCTGGCTCCCTCCACGGAAACTTGTTTGCCAAAGCTCTTCCAAAATACACGCACGCCATCCTGAATCCCCCCTACAAAAAAATACGGAGCAGTTCCATACACCGTGCTGCGCTGAGTCGAGTCGGTATTGAGACTGTCAATCTGTACTCGGCTTTTGTGGCCTTGTCTCTATCGCTGCTTGACGACCATGGTCAACTTGTTGCTATCATACCACGAAGTTTTTGCAACGGGCCTTACTATCGCCCATTCCGCGAGTTCATACTGGAACGCGCGGCGATTCTCCACATACATCTGTTCGACTCGCGCAAGAAGGCTTTCAAGGATGATGGCGTGCTGCAAGAGAACATTATCATCATGCTTGAGCGCGGGCGACAGCAGGGCGACGTGACAGTTTCGACCTCCACAGACGATAGCTTTGATGACCTTGTGACTCACACACATCCTTTTGACCGCATTGTCCTCCCAGATGATCCGGAGCGCTTTATCCATGTGCCGACTTCAGTGGAAATGGAAACCATTGGACTATCGGAAGCGGTTCAGTCTTCGCTGGCAGATATCGGCATCACTGTATCTACTGGCCCGGTGGTAGACTTTCGTTTGAAAGATCACTTGCGAAGCATGCCCGGACCGGATACCGTCCCTCTTCTTTATCCCTGCCACTTTAATGGCCGACGTGTCGAATGGCCGAAGGTAGGCACGAAGAAGCCCAATGCCATCCACCGCAATGCAGAGACGGAAAAGTGGCTGTATCCAAACGGGTACTACTGTGTTGTACGCCGCTTCTCATCAAAGGAAGAGAGCCGACGGATTGTAGCTCGTGTGGTACAGACGGAGGACTTCACGGGTGCCGAAATGTTGGGCTTCGAAAACCACCTAAACGTATTCCATATGGGCAAGCGGAGCTTGCCGGAAGCTCTTGCGCACGGGTTGGCAGTGTTTCTTAGCACCACCGCCGTCGATAAGAACTTCCGACTCTTCAATGGTCACACACAGGTCAATGCTACCGATCTCAAGCTTATGAAGTATCCGAGCCGCGAGGCGTTGATTGCCCTTGGCGAATGGGCCATGCACTGCCCTGAGTTGACGCAGGCTATGGTCGACAAAAAGCTGGAAGGTTTGGTCGAATGA
- a CDS encoding BsuBI/PstI family type II restriction endonuclease → MTDKHQKHITEANQILISLGLPRAQQNERSALCLLALLNLTPKKKWSQAEKPLMGITPIMDWARKHYQKEYAPNTRETVRRQTMHQFVDAGIAVYNPDNPGRPVNSPKAVYQIEPITLDLLRSFGSKKWHDKLTDYLAHRATLAAKYAKEREQNRIPVQIAPGKQITLSPGEHSELIRAIIEDFGSRFAPGGILVYAGDTGDKWGYFDAPLLAELRVDIDSHGKMPDVVLYMKERNWLFLVESVTSHGPVDGKRHAELARLFTGSRAGLVYVTAFPDRATMSRYLGEIAWETEVWVADAPSHLIHFDGARFLGPYDSP, encoded by the coding sequence ATGACGGATAAACATCAGAAGCACATCACCGAAGCGAATCAGATCCTTATTTCCCTTGGCTTGCCCCGTGCGCAGCAGAACGAACGTTCCGCTTTGTGCTTACTTGCTCTATTGAACCTCACGCCTAAGAAAAAATGGAGCCAGGCGGAAAAACCTCTTATGGGCATTACACCGATCATGGATTGGGCTCGGAAACACTATCAAAAAGAGTATGCGCCGAACACGCGTGAGACTGTGCGTCGCCAAACCATGCATCAGTTCGTGGATGCCGGGATCGCAGTCTATAACCCGGACAATCCCGGCCGGCCCGTGAACAGTCCAAAAGCGGTCTATCAGATCGAGCCCATAACTCTGGATTTACTACGCAGTTTCGGATCAAAGAAATGGCATGATAAGCTAACAGACTACCTGGCTCATCGCGCAACGCTGGCCGCTAAATACGCGAAGGAGCGCGAGCAGAACCGCATTCCGGTACAGATTGCGCCAGGCAAGCAAATTACCCTCAGCCCAGGGGAACACAGTGAGTTAATCCGGGCCATAATCGAGGATTTCGGATCGCGCTTTGCACCCGGTGGTATTCTGGTCTATGCTGGTGACACAGGCGACAAGTGGGGCTATTTTGATGCCCCCTTACTGGCCGAGTTGCGCGTCGATATCGATTCACATGGCAAGATGCCCGATGTAGTACTGTATATGAAGGAGCGCAACTGGTTGTTCTTGGTGGAATCTGTCACAAGCCATGGACCAGTGGACGGAAAGCGACACGCAGAACTGGCTCGCCTTTTCACTGGATCAAGGGCCGGATTGGTTTATGTAACGGCATTCCCAGACCGCGCGACCATGAGTCGGTATCTTGGTGAGATTGCATGGGAAACAGAAGTGTGGGTTGCCGATGCGCCTTCCCACCTTATCCATTTTGACGGCGCTCGGTTTCTCGGACCATACGACTCACCCTAA